In Candidatus Defluviilinea proxima, a single genomic region encodes these proteins:
- a CDS encoding tetratricopeptide repeat protein: MGGLASAYAQKGDLDKAIELHSQSIILSKEIGNRAGQASALGGLASAYAQKGDLDKAIELHSQSIILSKEIGNRAGQASALGGLASAHAQKGDLDKAIEYYQQAQLLNKEIGNRAGQASALGGLASAYAQKGDLDKAIKYYQQSQLLNKEIGNRAGQASSLGGLASAYADKGEWKNAFNSYEQAYILNQQIGDLPGQARALGGLASASQQLNNWEKVVEYQEKALLISEALQDLRGQEKAIGGIAFAYSKMNKLENSIEYQFKALEINKKRNFPKGEAKAYGALASAFQRQGYSDKAIEFYLKAQDINQKMHDIKGQARALGGIASIYYNQKNWKQAIPYLEQVLDLNRKIRDRFIHKTLFQLAVSHLRSNNKEKAKIYIEEAREITNGTDEKINNLFNTLNNN, translated from the coding sequence TTGGGCGGGTTGGCGTCGGCGTATGCGCAGAAGGGCGATCTCGACAAAGCCATTGAGTTACATTCGCAATCCATCATTCTAAGCAAAGAGATTGGCAACCGTGCGGGACAAGCGAGTGCTTTGGGCGGGTTGGCGTCGGCGTATGCGCAGAAGGGCGATCTCGACAAAGCCATTGAGTTACATTCGCAATCCATCATTCTAAGCAAAGAGATTGGCAACCGTGCGGGACAAGCGAGTGCTTTGGGCGGGTTGGCGTCGGCGCATGCGCAGAAGGGCGATCTCGACAAAGCCATTGAGTACTATCAGCAAGCCCAATTATTGAACAAAGAGATTGGCAACCGTGCGGGACAAGCGAGTGCTTTGGGCGGGTTGGCGTCGGCGTATGCGCAGAAGGGCGATCTCGACAAAGCCATTAAGTACTATCAGCAATCCCAATTATTGAACAAAGAGATTGGCAACCGTGCGGGACAAGCGAGTTCTTTGGGCGGGTTGGCGTCCGCCTATGCTGATAAAGGGGAATGGAAGAATGCGTTTAACAGTTATGAACAAGCTTATATATTAAATCAACAAATTGGAGATCTACCCGGACAGGCTAGGGCTCTTGGCGGATTGGCTTCTGCTTCACAACAGTTGAATAATTGGGAAAAAGTTGTTGAGTATCAAGAAAAGGCTTTATTAATCAGTGAAGCTCTTCAAGACTTAAGAGGACAAGAAAAAGCTATCGGTGGAATCGCCTTTGCGTATTCAAAAATGAACAAACTAGAAAACTCAATTGAATACCAGTTCAAAGCGTTAGAAATCAATAAAAAGCGAAATTTTCCAAAGGGAGAAGCAAAAGCTTATGGTGCACTTGCTAGTGCTTTTCAAAGACAAGGGTACTCAGACAAAGCTATTGAGTTTTACTTGAAGGCTCAAGATATTAATCAAAAGATGCATGATATTAAGGGACAGGCAAGAGCGCTTGGCGGCATCGCATCCATTTATTACAATCAGAAAAACTGGAAACAAGCAATACCTTATTTGGAGCAGGTGCTGGATTTAAATAGAAAAATAAGAGATCGGTTTATTCATAAAACGTTATTTCAATTAGCGGTTTCACATTTAAGAAGTAATAACAAAGAGAAGGCGAAGATATATATCGAAGAGGCACGTGAAATAACCAATGGCACCGATGAAAAAATTAATAATCTATTCAACACACTAAACAACAATTAA
- a CDS encoding tetratricopeptide repeat protein, with the protein MPKTSPEQVIDFLLGFLPSLLPKPVDSAAKSAIDSFRGPLDEVLKEPRIHRELLEAAQKAESEFRSQGHTHLKNDDLVQAVASFPLFDRTLFQSTLANLPNHLREEYLAKDLQSFIEDDWKGKFPPKELREGIALYLNCLRIELLKVEGFADIVIRLATLRTDQRVEQILEIVKELVKLVSQLMISRQTNVLDSHINLLPADISFFSGRKTEIKELEDILLKRNSIVSIYSVWGMGGIGKSALAIRVATKLHEAGHFQDGVLWVDMRASSVDETLSNFIRAFGYTEDQIPKSQTDKASYLRSIFRGKQVLVLLDNVSSEEEVTPFIVDEPTVAFVITSRRQLLGMTDYSAYIKDLDIFSLEDSLELMQKRLGSRCQDELNVAKEICRLAGNLPLAVSVAAARLSDKKRWSTLQMFVDRLQDAHNRLDEYKGNTKEKNLRAVFSVSYDSLEDAQKQYFAYLSLFDNVNFGSSGFMALFETNKQQAIGHLENLVELSLLLRSELGGYRFHDLLLLFSQEKLRNEYPETKIVSAKAKVENYQQLLTTARKLGARASSSVHQGKLDQGIELYSQSQIINQQIYSRSGQASALGGLASAYAQKGDLDKAIELYSQSIILSKEIGNRAGQASALGGLASAHAQKGDLDKAIEYYQQAQLLNKEIGNRAGQASALGGLASAYAQKGDLDKAIKYYQQAQLLNKEIGNRAGQASALGGLASAHAQKGDLDKAIELYSQSIILSKEIGNRAGQASALGGLASAHAQKGDLDKAIELHSQSIILSKEIGNRADKRVLWAGWRRRMRRRAISTKPLSYIRNPSF; encoded by the coding sequence ATGCCAAAAACTTCGCCCGAACAAGTTATTGATTTTCTTCTGGGTTTTTTGCCAAGCCTACTACCTAAACCAGTAGACAGTGCTGCAAAATCTGCTATCGATTCATTCCGTGGACCATTGGATGAAGTGCTCAAGGAACCGAGAATTCATCGGGAGCTATTAGAAGCAGCGCAAAAAGCGGAAAGTGAATTCCGCAGTCAAGGTCATACACATCTAAAGAATGATGATCTTGTACAAGCGGTCGCAAGTTTTCCATTATTTGACCGCACATTGTTCCAGTCTACATTGGCCAACCTTCCAAATCATTTACGCGAAGAATATCTTGCTAAAGACCTGCAATCCTTTATTGAAGATGACTGGAAAGGAAAGTTTCCCCCCAAAGAATTACGGGAAGGCATTGCTCTTTATCTCAATTGCTTACGAATTGAACTGCTGAAAGTTGAAGGCTTTGCGGATATAGTTATTCGCTTAGCTACCCTTCGGACTGATCAACGAGTGGAGCAAATACTTGAAATTGTCAAAGAGTTAGTTAAGTTGGTAAGCCAACTGATGATTTCAAGACAAACTAACGTACTTGATTCGCATATAAATCTACTCCCAGCAGACATTAGCTTCTTCTCAGGACGTAAAACAGAAATAAAAGAACTTGAGGATATTCTTCTAAAGAGAAATTCCATAGTTTCAATTTACAGTGTTTGGGGAATGGGCGGCATCGGGAAAAGCGCTTTGGCAATACGTGTTGCAACAAAATTGCACGAAGCGGGTCATTTTCAAGACGGCGTCTTATGGGTTGATATGAGGGCATCATCTGTAGACGAAACCCTCTCAAATTTTATTCGTGCATTTGGGTATACAGAAGATCAAATCCCAAAAAGCCAAACAGATAAAGCATCATATCTAAGAAGTATATTTCGCGGCAAACAAGTTTTAGTTTTACTTGATAATGTCTCAAGCGAAGAAGAAGTAACTCCTTTTATTGTAGATGAGCCAACTGTGGCATTTGTCATTACCAGTCGAAGGCAATTGCTAGGCATGACGGATTACTCAGCATACATAAAAGATCTTGATATATTTTCTCTCGAAGATTCTCTTGAATTAATGCAAAAAAGATTAGGCTCCCGTTGCCAAGATGAACTTAATGTAGCAAAAGAAATATGTAGACTTGCAGGAAATTTACCACTTGCTGTTTCCGTCGCAGCAGCACGGCTTTCAGACAAAAAGAGATGGTCAACATTACAAATGTTCGTTGACCGTTTGCAAGATGCCCACAATAGATTAGATGAGTACAAAGGCAATACAAAAGAAAAAAATCTTAGGGCAGTTTTTTCGGTCAGTTATGATTCTCTTGAAGATGCTCAAAAACAATACTTCGCTTATCTTTCTCTTTTCGACAATGTTAATTTTGGGTCATCAGGATTTATGGCGTTATTTGAAACAAACAAGCAACAGGCTATTGGCCACTTGGAAAATCTGGTTGAACTTTCTCTACTTTTGCGTTCGGAACTAGGCGGGTATCGTTTCCATGACTTATTATTATTATTTTCTCAGGAAAAACTCAGGAATGAATATCCTGAAACCAAAATAGTAAGCGCAAAAGCAAAAGTTGAAAATTATCAGCAACTGTTAACCACCGCGCGGAAACTTGGTGCGCGCGCATCATCCAGTGTACATCAAGGCAAATTAGATCAAGGAATTGAATTATATTCTCAATCTCAAATAATTAATCAGCAAATATATAGCCGTAGTGGACAAGCGAGTGCTTTGGGCGGGTTGGCGTCGGCGTATGCGCAGAAGGGCGATCTCGACAAAGCCATTGAGTTATATTCGCAATCCATCATTCTAAGCAAAGAGATTGGCAACCGTGCGGGACAAGCGAGTGCTTTGGGCGGGTTGGCGTCGGCGCATGCGCAGAAGGGCGATCTCGACAAAGCCATTGAGTACTATCAGCAAGCCCAATTATTGAACAAAGAGATTGGCAACCGTGCGGGACAAGCGAGTGCTTTGGGCGGGTTGGCGTCGGCGTATGCGCAGAAGGGCGATCTCGACAAAGCCATTAAGTACTATCAGCAAGCCCAATTATTGAACAAAGAGATTGGCAACCGTGCGGGACAAGCGAGTGCTTTGGGCGGGTTGGCGTCGGCGCATGCGCAGAAGGGCGATCTCGACAAAGCCATTGAGTTATATTCGCAATCCATCATTCTAAGCAAAGAGATTGGCAACCGTGCGGGACAAGCGAGTGCTTTGGGCGGGTTGGCGTCGGCGCATGCGCAGAAGGGCGATCTCGACAAAGCCATTGAGTTACATTCGCAATCCATCATTCTAAGCAAAGAGATTGGCAACCGTGCGGACAAGCGAGTTCTTTGGGCGGGTTGGCGTCGGCGTATGCGCAGAAGGGCGATCTCGACAAAGCCATTGAGTTACATTCGCAATCCATCATTCTAA
- a CDS encoding YdeI/OmpD-associated family protein has translation MPNSTELPTLLFESKKKFTDWLAKNYDKSAGLWLKIAKKAAGISTVTYAEALDVALCYGWIDGQKGSFDEQYFLQKFTPRRPKSIWSKINVGHVERLIASGEMKPAGLKAVEAAKQDGRWDAAYASQKNIEVPTDFQSALNKNKKAKAFFETLTGSKRYSFLFRITTAKKAETREKRIRQFVEMLEKGETF, from the coding sequence ATGCCAAACTCAACCGAACTCCCAACCCTTCTCTTTGAATCCAAAAAGAAATTTACAGATTGGCTTGCGAAGAATTACGACAAGTCCGCGGGCTTATGGTTGAAGATCGCCAAGAAAGCGGCGGGCATTTCTACGGTCACATATGCGGAGGCGTTGGATGTCGCTTTGTGTTATGGCTGGATCGATGGACAGAAGGGGAGTTTTGACGAACAGTATTTCCTGCAGAAATTCACGCCGCGCAGACCGAAGAGCATTTGGTCCAAGATCAATGTGGGGCATGTCGAACGTCTCATTGCGAGTGGGGAGATGAAGCCTGCAGGGTTGAAAGCGGTCGAAGCGGCGAAGCAGGATGGGCGTTGGGATGCGGCGTATGCGTCGCAGAAGAATATAGAAGTGCCCACAGATTTTCAGTCCGCGTTGAATAAGAATAAGAAAGCCAAAGCCTTCTTTGAAACGCTGACTGGCTCAAAGCGATATTCGTTCTTGTTCAGAATTACAACCGCGAAGAAAGCGGAGACTCGCGAGAAGCGCATCCGTCAATTTGTAGAGATGTTGGAAAAAGGCGAGACGTTTTGA
- a CDS encoding DUF3159 domain-containing protein — protein MGRLQELGEELRGVFSGQGARLFDSFLPPVVFLLINSLSNVNLALWAALGVSAVFAAYRIVRKENLTYALGGLGGTLLAAVFVKLSGSETGFFVPGFISGAVTIILCVVSVAFNRPLVAWSSVIARRWPLGWYWHPQVLPAYNEVTILWAVAFSARLTFEFWLYQQDAIGALATTRILLGWPFLIVLLIVSYLYGLWRLGKLQGPSVEEFKTGKTPPWEGQKRGF, from the coding sequence ATGGGTAGGCTACAGGAACTCGGGGAGGAATTAAGAGGCGTCTTCTCTGGTCAAGGAGCAAGGCTATTTGATTCGTTCCTCCCACCCGTTGTATTCCTGCTCATTAATTCGTTATCCAATGTGAACCTTGCACTCTGGGCGGCATTGGGTGTATCTGCTGTCTTTGCCGCATATCGCATCGTACGCAAAGAAAACCTAACCTACGCACTCGGAGGCTTGGGCGGCACATTGCTTGCGGCGGTCTTCGTAAAACTCAGCGGGTCAGAGACGGGCTTCTTTGTGCCGGGCTTCATTTCTGGAGCAGTGACGATCATCCTGTGCGTGGTGAGCGTTGCGTTCAATCGCCCGTTGGTGGCTTGGTCAAGTGTCATCGCAAGGCGCTGGCCTCTAGGCTGGTACTGGCATCCCCAAGTACTCCCCGCTTATAACGAAGTGACCATCCTATGGGCCGTGGCCTTCTCAGCACGCCTGACCTTTGAATTCTGGTTGTATCAACAAGATGCCATCGGCGCACTAGCCACAACACGGATCTTGTTAGGCTGGCCTTTTCTTATCGTGCTGTTGATCGTCAGTTACTTGTATGGACTTTGGCGGCTTGGAAAATTACAAGGCCCCAGCGTAGAAGAATTCAAGACAGGAAAGACCCCGCCATGGGAAGGTCAGAAGCGGGGATTTTGA
- a CDS encoding DUF1475 family protein yields MNMNIAKVISGLGVLAMTAVLFYGFTVGNFSADGAVLLKNPWGIVSMVDLYTGFILFSAWIVYREKSIVRAVIWVVLMMVLGFFTGSLYTFLALNASKGDWKTFWMGHRVNG; encoded by the coding sequence ATGAACATGAATATTGCCAAAGTAATTTCTGGTTTGGGTGTACTTGCCATGACGGCCGTCTTATTTTATGGCTTCACTGTTGGGAATTTCTCAGCAGACGGCGCAGTGCTTCTTAAGAACCCGTGGGGTATCGTCTCAATGGTGGATCTGTACACCGGCTTCATTCTGTTCTCTGCGTGGATCGTGTACCGCGAGAAGTCCATCGTCCGCGCTGTGATCTGGGTGGTGCTGATGATGGTGCTTGGATTTTTCACAGGCAGTCTCTACACGTTCCTCGCGCTCAACGCCAGTAAAGGTGATTGGAAAACGTTCTGGATGGGACACAGGGTCAATGGGTAG
- a CDS encoding DUF1295 domain-containing protein produces MSKEDRRSIIAVVIVLLIAAGLAFAGSQGGYDISGFPVYALCVAVAFIIQWIAFAPAYLYRTEKFYDLTGSVTFITVIAIAILFSPVVDTRSLLLLGIIAIWAIRLGSFLFTRVHAAGEDRRFREIKKSFTRFLLTWTLQGLWVAFSLAAALAAITSTVKLDLELFAILGFLVWLLGFGIEVIADSQKSKFKSVPENKNKFIKTGLWSWSRHPNYFGEILLWIGVAIIALPILRGWQWITLISPVFIYILITRISGVPMLETRADEKWGGQADYEAYKAGTSVLVPMPPKK; encoded by the coding sequence ATGAGCAAAGAAGACAGAAGGTCCATCATTGCAGTAGTGATCGTGTTATTGATCGCAGCCGGGCTGGCCTTTGCCGGCAGTCAGGGCGGATACGATATTTCAGGGTTTCCCGTTTATGCGTTGTGTGTCGCAGTTGCCTTTATCATCCAGTGGATCGCTTTTGCTCCAGCGTACCTGTATCGAACCGAGAAATTTTACGACCTAACGGGAAGTGTCACCTTCATCACAGTGATCGCAATCGCGATCCTTTTCAGCCCCGTAGTGGACACCCGCTCCCTGCTGTTACTCGGCATCATCGCTATCTGGGCCATACGATTGGGATCATTCCTCTTCACACGGGTCCATGCCGCCGGAGAAGACCGTCGCTTTCGCGAGATCAAAAAATCCTTTACGCGATTCCTATTGACCTGGACTCTGCAGGGACTTTGGGTGGCCTTTTCCCTCGCCGCCGCTTTAGCCGCCATTACATCCACGGTCAAGCTGGACCTGGAACTGTTCGCCATACTTGGATTTTTAGTTTGGCTGTTGGGCTTTGGCATCGAAGTCATCGCAGACAGTCAGAAAAGCAAATTCAAGTCCGTGCCCGAAAACAAGAACAAGTTCATCAAGACCGGCTTATGGTCCTGGTCACGTCACCCAAACTATTTTGGCGAGATCCTTTTGTGGATCGGTGTTGCGATCATTGCCTTGCCCATTCTGCGCGGATGGCAATGGATAACTCTTATTTCCCCGGTGTTCATTTATATCCTTATAACCAGGATCAGCGGTGTGCCCATGCTTGAAACACGTGCCGATGAAAAGTGGGGCGGACAAGCCGATTACGAAGCCTACAAAGCAGGGACATCCGTATTGGTCCCGATGCCACCAAAAAAGTAG
- a CDS encoding DegV family protein, producing the protein MTIGIVTDSTCDLPQNTIHELGITVIPLFINIGDKGYLDGVDITRRDFYTNLPTYNTHPSTGTPGTDAFTQAYNNLSAQGCTEILSIHISKSLSGTVEVARAAAREFKQIPVTVRDSDQLSIGTGFQAEVAARMASAGKTMKEILTALDDLMSRTYVTARLDTLDYLRRSGRMNAIMAGLGSLLQLKPILTMKNGQPGSERVRTTARADSRLIQMLEEHRPIERFALLHTNASEKAEAFRARIAHMIPPDKSVSMDITPAIGAHIGPGAVGYAIISKNKI; encoded by the coding sequence ATGACCATTGGAATTGTCACCGACTCAACCTGCGACCTGCCCCAGAACACTATTCACGAATTAGGGATCACTGTGATCCCTCTTTTTATCAATATTGGCGATAAAGGGTATTTGGATGGCGTGGATATCACACGCAGGGACTTCTACACAAACCTGCCAACTTACAACACCCACCCATCAACAGGAACGCCGGGAACAGATGCTTTCACACAAGCTTATAACAACCTCTCTGCACAAGGTTGTACGGAAATTCTTTCCATTCATATCTCCAAGAGTCTGAGCGGGACAGTGGAAGTCGCCCGGGCTGCCGCGAGAGAATTCAAGCAAATCCCCGTAACAGTCCGCGATTCTGATCAACTCAGCATCGGCACAGGATTCCAGGCAGAGGTCGCCGCACGAATGGCATCAGCAGGAAAGACAATGAAAGAGATCCTGACCGCGCTTGACGATCTCATGTCCCGTACCTATGTAACCGCAAGACTCGACACATTGGACTACCTACGACGCAGTGGCCGCATGAACGCCATCATGGCTGGGCTTGGCAGTTTATTACAACTTAAACCGATCCTTACCATGAAGAACGGGCAACCCGGCTCCGAACGGGTACGCACAACCGCAAGAGCAGATTCCCGTTTGATACAAATGCTTGAAGAGCACCGACCCATCGAGCGTTTCGCCTTACTCCACACCAACGCATCTGAAAAAGCAGAAGCCTTTCGTGCACGGATCGCACACATGATCCCACCTGACAAAAGTGTCTCAATGGATATCACACCTGCCATCGGCGCGCACATCGGCCCCGGCGCAGTGGGATACGCGATCATCTCCAAAAATAAAATTTGA
- a CDS encoding GntR family transcriptional regulator: MSTILEEYPSHRQLRKHVAEQIRSAILTGQFKPGEWLRQEKLAQELNVSQMPVREALKELVADGLVEHVPYRGARVVEFVADDVMDLYEHRAFLEGRAAEFATRHITDDELKELKDMADVMATLPAEKIADYRKINRDFHTLIFHASRRKYLIRTLRQMWEAFPTMLIGNFAITAQNPLPEREFQDQQEHLDILAALTARDGTRARDAMQAHILSTAKNLVQSLKANR, translated from the coding sequence ATGAGTACTATACTTGAAGAATATCCCTCTCACCGCCAATTGCGTAAACATGTCGCAGAGCAGATCCGTTCTGCCATCCTCACTGGGCAGTTCAAGCCGGGGGAGTGGCTCAGGCAGGAGAAACTGGCTCAGGAACTGAATGTCAGCCAGATGCCGGTCCGTGAGGCGCTCAAAGAGCTTGTCGCCGATGGATTGGTCGAACACGTCCCATACCGAGGGGCACGAGTCGTTGAGTTTGTCGCCGATGATGTTATGGATTTGTACGAACACCGGGCGTTTCTGGAAGGTCGTGCGGCTGAATTCGCCACCCGCCATATCACGGATGATGAACTCAAGGAACTCAAGGATATGGCCGATGTGATGGCGACCCTACCCGCCGAAAAGATAGCCGACTACCGAAAAATTAACCGGGACTTTCATACCCTGATCTTCCATGCAAGCCGACGGAAATACCTCATTCGCACATTGAGGCAAATGTGGGAGGCGTTCCCTACCATGCTGATCGGCAATTTTGCTATCACCGCGCAGAATCCTCTCCCCGAACGTGAGTTTCAAGACCAGCAGGAACACCTTGATATCCTTGCCGCGTTAACGGCTCGGGATGGCACCCGTGCTCGTGATGCCATGCAAGCGCATATTCTTTCGACTGCGAAAAATCTTGTTCAATCACTAAAGGCGAATCGATGA
- a CDS encoding cyanophycinase encodes MTTLMPMGGALDELKKPDVLQEFLKRAGGNKARIVILPQASQRRDTGKEYVEMFKTFGAKEAVTLEFRTRSLVDKKEHIQLIRKATGIFFSGGTQMRISAIIGGTQLETELIKAYRSGCIVGGTSAGASILSKTMVAYGKGGASPRERILQMSAGLGFTDKFIFDQHFRQRDRLGRLIYAVSSHPGILGVGIDEDTAAIVENDKNITVCGSGAVTIVDGRQITHTDVADVENGGAVAVSNLIVHVLTHGSMYNGTKRQAFIPQQTLLVD; translated from the coding sequence ATGACAACACTCATGCCGATGGGCGGCGCATTGGATGAACTCAAAAAGCCTGATGTTCTGCAAGAGTTTCTCAAGCGGGCGGGCGGGAACAAGGCGCGGATCGTTATCCTGCCTCAAGCCTCCCAGCGTCGCGATACCGGCAAAGAGTATGTTGAAATGTTCAAAACCTTCGGCGCGAAAGAAGCCGTCACTCTTGAATTTCGCACACGTTCGTTAGTCGACAAAAAAGAACACATCCAATTGATTCGTAAAGCCACGGGTATCTTTTTTTCGGGTGGCACACAAATGCGTATCTCGGCCATCATCGGTGGGACACAACTCGAAACCGAATTGATCAAAGCCTATCGAAGTGGATGTATTGTGGGCGGGACGAGCGCTGGTGCTTCGATTCTTTCTAAAACGATGGTTGCATATGGCAAAGGAGGCGCATCTCCCCGTGAGCGGATCTTGCAAATGTCTGCTGGCTTGGGCTTTACCGACAAATTTATCTTTGATCAACACTTTCGTCAGCGGGATCGTTTGGGACGCCTGATCTACGCTGTTTCATCTCACCCCGGCATTCTCGGCGTTGGCATCGATGAAGATACGGCCGCCATCGTTGAGAATGATAAAAACATCACGGTCTGCGGCTCTGGCGCTGTCACCATTGTAGATGGGCGGCAGATCACTCACACAGATGTAGCTGATGTTGAGAACGGTGGTGCTGTAGCTGTTTCTAATTTGATCGTACATGTGTTGACCCATGGCTCTATGTATAACGGGACGAAACGTCAGGCCTTCATCCCGCAACAAACACTGCTGGTCGATTGA
- a CDS encoding peptide ABC transporter substrate-binding protein gives MKHLKSLFAILVIAAFVLSACGGGAKEETPSAPVATEPPVVTESPTEAPSTSGGTVIIGTPQEPGMMNTLLTSSSIEDAVVSLFGEGLVSVNEKGEYVPVLAKELPTVSEDGLVVTWKLKEGIKWSDGSDFNCDDVKFTMEGALSDLSQVSASGYRDIEELACPDPYTVVATFGEVYAPYLRLFSYTVPDTAGKLEDMESWDINRNPVGTGPFVLSEWVPGDHLTFTKNPYYREPGKPYLESVIIKILPSREVGMQLLGTGEIHALWDLTEANFPELEQLSSQGVSYVSTVTGENELLSLNFGNNDGSAPADPATNPHPILYDLKVRQAIQYAINKQQIVDSLLYGNVKAGSSAVPTGTFACLEPVSEFSVEKANALLDEAGWTLGADGIREKDGVRMSLKIATTTGNQLREQTEQVLAEMLKAAGIELVIENVPSDVLFAGWESDGMRDHGTYDIVMYTTGPSTDPDSHLYSSFHSSEIPTADNEGSGANFARYINSDVDTWLDEAGAITDIAKRKELYCNVVEQVNKDLPRIYLYERLSIMGHRNEFQGLKISPTFVDFAWDSANWTLDQ, from the coding sequence ATGAAACACCTCAAGTCGTTGTTTGCGATACTCGTCATCGCTGCCTTTGTTCTCTCGGCTTGTGGAGGAGGTGCAAAGGAGGAAACACCATCTGCGCCTGTCGCCACAGAACCGCCGGTTGTTACAGAATCTCCCACAGAAGCGCCGTCTACATCGGGAGGTACTGTGATCATCGGTACTCCGCAGGAACCGGGCATGATGAACACCCTGTTGACCTCATCGTCAATTGAAGATGCTGTTGTATCTTTATTTGGCGAAGGGTTGGTGTCTGTCAATGAAAAAGGCGAATATGTCCCTGTATTGGCCAAGGAGTTGCCCACTGTCTCAGAAGATGGATTGGTTGTCACGTGGAAGTTGAAGGAAGGCATTAAGTGGTCTGATGGTTCTGACTTCAACTGTGACGATGTCAAATTCACAATGGAAGGCGCGCTTTCTGATCTTTCTCAGGTGAGTGCTTCAGGCTATCGTGATATTGAAGAGCTTGCCTGTCCCGATCCGTATACAGTAGTGGCCACCTTTGGTGAAGTTTATGCCCCGTATTTGCGTTTGTTCTCCTACACAGTGCCAGACACTGCCGGCAAGTTGGAAGACATGGAATCATGGGACATCAATCGCAATCCAGTAGGTACCGGTCCATTTGTTTTGAGCGAATGGGTCCCCGGCGATCACCTGACCTTTACCAAGAATCCGTATTACCGTGAACCCGGTAAACCCTATCTCGAAAGTGTAATCATCAAGATATTGCCTTCTCGTGAAGTGGGTATGCAATTGCTTGGTACCGGCGAGATTCACGCCCTTTGGGATTTGACCGAGGCGAACTTCCCTGAACTTGAGCAATTATCCTCTCAGGGTGTTTCTTACGTGTCCACTGTGACCGGCGAAAACGAATTACTTTCTTTGAACTTCGGTAACAATGATGGTAGCGCCCCAGCTGACCCTGCCACTAACCCGCATCCCATTTTGTATGATCTCAAGGTGCGTCAGGCGATCCAATACGCGATCAACAAACAACAGATCGTGGATTCTCTGCTATATGGCAACGTCAAGGCTGGTAGTAGCGCGGTTCCTACAGGGACTTTTGCCTGTCTGGAGCCTGTCAGCGAATTCAGCGTAGAAAAAGCTAACGCATTGCTCGATGAAGCCGGATGGACGCTTGGAGCCGACGGTATCCGCGAAAAAGACGGTGTTCGTATGAGCTTGAAGATCGCAACAACCACAGGCAATCAACTCCGCGAACAAACGGAACAAGTTCTGGCCGAAATGCTCAAGGCTGCTGGTATTGAACTTGTCATTGAAAACGTTCCGTCAGATGTCTTGTTTGCTGGCTGGGAAAGTGATGGCATGCGCGATCACGGTACCTATGATATTGTGATGTACACCACTGGTCCCTCCACCGATCCGGATAGTCACCTGTATTCGAGCTTCCATAGCTCCGAAATACCGACAGCTGATAATGAAGGAAGCGGCGCCAACTTTGCCCGCTACATTAACTCGGATGTGGACACTTGGTTGGATGAGGCAGGTGCCATTACCGATATTGCCAAACGCAAAGAACTGTATTGCAATGTGGTTGAACAAGTCAATAAGGACCTTCCTCGTATTTACTTGTACGAACGCTTGTCCATTATGGGGCATCGCAACGAATTCCAAGGGTTGAAGATTTCACCAACCTTCGTTGATTTCGCCTGGGATTCCGCTAACTGGACTCTCGACCAATAA